A part of Arachis hypogaea cultivar Tifrunner chromosome 12, arahy.Tifrunner.gnm2.J5K5, whole genome shotgun sequence genomic DNA contains:
- the LOC112729866 gene encoding uncharacterized protein — translation MSNTEAEHRKEEEAPAGEDEDTGAQEHSGNEKLYVWHARDFADGELKDELFCLVAEREREEELGLWLGAGDERVEREETEEMQENVGRKRTKLPSSFIGSRRDMTQRYEDGMAIVLKEGKPDIFLTMTCNSSWTEITSELNPVQTPQDRPDLTTKIFRAKFEQLKEDVITKGVLGKVKSYIYVTEFQKRGLPHVHMLLILENNDKLIDPEHYDSLVRAEIPSKEVEPHLHDAVIKHMIHGPCGTLDQSSLLPINQNVTVDNRWVVPYNPWLLLKYDCHTNVEIYSSIKSIKYLYKYCYKGPDRVAMEVHNGSNVDKVQQFVDARWIAAPEACWRIFKFNLYRMYPSVERLQIHLPNQHQVSFYDHQTIPEILNDDYFSRTMLTEFFALNREEDQQSRHLLYRKIPEYYTWHNKEKEWRRRKTQRRSIGRIYTVSPSEGEKFYLRILLSNVRGPISWDDLLTVNGVQYSFFKQSAQHRRLLESDSSIHACLVEASVLRLPCALRRLFATILIFCEPTDVRSLWDEFFSYMVDDYPSASTTTALVFTNRLLRDINDILLQHGKQITQYDLPALTHENDNNNSIPRVIQEELSVEVPREDLCSVARLNNDQSKAFKCIMNTIDRRESGIAATLLPGGRTAHSRFKIPINAEPSSICNISKQSDLAKLIRQTTAIFWDEAPMANKELVQSLDHTLRDILANGMPFGGKVMVMEGDFRQVLPVVPKGSKSQMISASIVKSHLWASTKILHLRQNMRSSNDHVFAKYLMHIGDGIEPTIHEDFVRIQANMAIPWKGETSLHKLIEEIFSNLQSHGWDASYMVERAILTPKNHDVQQLNDIIINQFPGEERNLVSFDEVEGDANNLYQQEYINSVSTGGLPPHVLKVRTNYH, via the exons ATGTCGAACACCGAAGCCGAGCACCGCAAAGAGGAGGAGGCTCCCGCCGGCGAGGACGAGGACACCGGAGCTCAG GAGCACTCCGGGAACGAGAAATTATATGTTTGGCATGCCAGAGACTTCGCCGATGGTGAATTAAAAGATGAGCTTTTCTGCTTGGTGgcggaaagagagagagaagaagaattgggGTTGTGGTTGGGAGCGGGGGATGAGAGGGTTGAGAGGGAAGAAACTGAAGAGATGCAGG AAAatgttggaagaaaaagaacaaaattaCCATCGTCGTTCATTGGTAGCCGTCGCGACATGACCCAACGATATGAAGATGGAATGGCGATTGTTCTTAAAGAGGGCAAGCCAGATATTTTTCTCACAATGACATGCAATTCATCTTGGACTGAAATAACTTCAGAACTCAACCCAGTTCAAACTCCACAAGATCGTCCAGATCTAACAACAAAAATTTTTCGAGCCAAATTTGAACAGTTGAAAGAGGATGTAATTACTAAGGGTGTCTTGGGAAAGGTGAAGAGCTATATTTATGTCACTGAGTTTCAAAAAAGAGGGTTGCCACATGTACATATGTTGTTAATCTTAGAGAACAATGACAAGTTAATTGACCCAGAGCATTATGATAGTTTGGTACGTGCAGAGATACCATCTAAAGAAGTAGAACCACACCTACATGATGCAGTGATAAAACATATGATTCATGGTCCTTGCGGAACACTTGATCAATCTTCGCTCT TACCGATTAACCAAAATGTCACAGTTGACAATAGATGGGTAGTTCCGTACAACCCTTGGCTACTACTAAAGTATGATTGCCATACTAATGTTGAGATATATAGTAGCATAAAGAGTATAAAGTATCTCTACAAATATTGCTACAAGGGTCCAGACCGAGTTGCAATGGAAGTTCACAACGGTTCTAATGTTGACAAGGTCCAACAGTTTGTTGATGCAAGATGGATCGCTGCTCCAGAGGCATGTTggagaatatttaaatttaaccTTTATCGAATGTATCCATCAGTGGAAAGGTTACAAATTCATTTGCCAAATCAACATCAAGTGAGCTTCTATGATCACCAAACCATTCCTGAAATACTTAATGATGATTATTTCTCTAGAACAATGCTCACTGAGTTCTTTGCCCTAAATCGTGAGGAGGACCAACAATCTAGGCATCTTCTGTACAGGAAAATTCCAGAGTATTACACTTGGCACAACAAGGAAAAGGAATGGCGTCGGCGCAAGACACAGAGAAGATCAATCGGTCGAATTTATACTGTATCACCTTCAGAAGGAGAAAAATTCTATTTGCGTATTCTATTATCTAATGTCAGAGGACCAATCAGTTGGGATGACTTGCTAACAGTGAATGGGGTCCAATATTCGTTCTTCAAGCAATCTGCTCAACACCGAAGATTGTTAGAGAGTGACAGTAGCATCCATGCGTGTTTGGTTGAGGCTTCTGTTTTACGATTACCATGTGCTTTACgaaggttgtttgcaaccatcttaaTATTTTGTGAGCCTACAGATGTAAGAAGCTTATGGGatgaatttttttcatatatgGTGGATGATTATCCGTCAGCCAGCACCACAACAGCATTAGTGTTCACAAATCGGCTACTCAGGGATATAAATGATATACTCCTTCAGCACGGAAAACAGATTACCCAATACGATTTGCCAGCTCTAACTCAtgaaaatgacaataacaactcAATACCCAGAGTTATCCAAGAAGAACTGTCTGTCGAAGTACCTCGGGAAGACCTGTGTTCCGTAGCAAGATTGAACAATGACCAATCTAAAGCTTTCAAGTGCATTATGAATACAATTGATCGAAGAGAAAGTG GAATAGCCGCAACATTATTGCCTGGGGGTCGAACAGCTCATTCTAGGTTTAAGATCCCAATTAATGCAGAACCATCATCCATTTGCAACATAAGCAAACAATCAGATCTTGCAAAGCTGATTAGACAAACAACGGCAATCTTCTGGGATGAAGCACCTATGGCAAATAAAGAATTGGTGCAATCATTAGACCACACTCTGAGAGATATATTAGCAAACGGTATGCCATTTGGAGGAAAAGTGATGGTGATGGAAGGAGATTTTCGCCAAGTACTGCCTGTGGTACCGAAAGGTAGTAAGTCACAAATGATTTCAGCTTCTATAGTTAAGTCTCATTTATGGGCTTCCACTAAAATTCTCCATTTGCGACAAAATATGCGATCTTCTAATGATCATGTTTTTGCTAAGTATCTTATGCACATTGGTGATGGAATTGAGCCCACCATACATGAAGACTTTGTACGGATACAAGCAAATATGGCAATTCCGTGGAAGGGTGAAACATCGTTACACAAGTTAATAGAAGAAATATTTTCAAACTTACAATCTCATGGGTGGGACGCTTCTTACATGGTAGAAAGGGCAATATTGACGCCAAAAAATCATGATGTGCAACAGCTTAATGATATAATTATCAACCAGTTTCCAGGAGAAGAACGAAATTTAGTCTCATTTGATGAGGTAGAAGGAGATGCTAATAATTTATATCAACAAGAATACATTAACTCAGTTTCTACAGGCGGGTTGCCACCTCATGTGTTGAAG GTACGTACTAATTATCATTAA